The DNA sequence TAGAAGTCGCCCATCCGGAAGAACAGGATCGCGTCGGGATGCCGCGCCTTGATCTCCCGGTACTGCGCCATCAACGGCGTCTCGCCGCTGGCTTTCACGGGCGGGGCACCTGCGTGAGGAAGGCATCCGCGCGCGCGTTCGCCTTATAGGCTTCCATCGCGGCGGCCGCTGCACCGCGGGAGGCGTAGTAGCCGAAGCGCACCCGGAACGGCGCGGTCGTCCCATCGACGCGCGTCTCGTACCCACGCGCCCGCATCTCTGCGGCGAACGCCGCCGCCTCGCCCGCCGTCGGGAACGCCGCGATCTGCACCGACCACGCCATCGTGCCGGCGGCGGCACTCGGTGCGGGGGGCGCCGCGACAGGCGCCTGCACCGCTTGCCGCGCCGCCACGATGCGATCGCGCAGCGTCTTCGCGTCGGTGAACTCGGGCGCCTCCAGCACGCTGCGTTCCAGGTACCGCAACGCGGCCGCCGTGTCGGCGCGCATCAGTTCGCCTTGGGCGAGCCGCAGCATCGCCCGCGGCGCGAACGCCGAGCGCTCATGCTCGAGCATCACGCGCATGTAGTCGCGCTGGGCCTGATCCCAGTTCTCCGCCAGCGTCGCGCGCCAGAACAGCACCTCGGCCTCATCTGCCGAGCGCGGGGCCGTGGCGTTGAGCAGCGAGTCGACGAGGGCGCGCCCCTCGGTGCCGTAGCCGTCGTTCACCAGGCGCTGCGCGCGGCGATAGATCTCCGCGCGCGTGACGGTCGGCGTCCCCTGCGCGCGTACCGGCAGCGGCGAGAGCGCCGCATGCAACACGAGGCCGACCACACCGGGCCACAGTGCACGCCACATCCGCCGCGACGCTCCCCAACCAGCCGTAGCCATCACGCCGCGCGCTTTGCGCCGCTCGGCGGCGTGATCGCCAGCAGCAGGGAGACGATCACCTGCTCTTCGCTCGAGATGCGCGTGTCCTTGAGCGTCGCATCGGCGGCATGGAGGTGCGGCAGTGCGCGCACCACGTCCGCGACGCTCCACTTCGGCACGGCCCGCGCCCAGCACTTCACGGCGTCGCCCCACGAACGGCCGGTGTACACGCTGCCACCTTCCTTGAGCAACGTGAAGAACTCGCTCTCGAGACGGCTCGCCGACATCCCGCGCGCGCGCGCCGCGCAGCCCCAGCCGATGGCCAGCATCTGTGCCGTCAACGCGAGCACCGTCGTCACGCCGGA is a window from the Pseudogemmatithrix spongiicola genome containing:
- a CDS encoding tetratricopeptide repeat protein encodes the protein MWRALWPGVVGLVLHAALSPLPVRAQGTPTVTRAEIYRRAQRLVNDGYGTEGRALVDSLLNATAPRSADEAEVLFWRATLAENWDQAQRDYMRVMLEHERSAFAPRAMLRLAQGELMRADTAAALRYLERSVLEAPEFTDAKTLRDRIVAARQAVQAPVAAPPAPSAAAGTMAWSVQIAAFPTAGEAAAFAAEMRARGYETRVDGTTAPFRVRFGYYASRGAAAAAMEAYKANARADAFLTQVPRP